From one Lolium rigidum isolate FL_2022 chromosome 4, APGP_CSIRO_Lrig_0.1, whole genome shotgun sequence genomic stretch:
- the LOC124648474 gene encoding LOW QUALITY PROTEIN: cysteine proteinase inhibitor-like (The sequence of the model RefSeq protein was modified relative to this genomic sequence to represent the inferred CDS: deleted 2 bases in 1 codon; substituted 1 base at 1 genomic stop codon), whose translation MEDEHEDVPHHTHSHDSDDRHEPRCGGVVTMPPGYEDHPEAVDLARFAVDEHNRKTNAAVEFXRLLKVRHQMVAGSLHYFTIEAKEGDARKLYKAIVWESAWEKYRGLEDFKPVGDTTLYQRLR comes from the exons ATGGAGGACGAGCACGAGGACGTGCCGCACCACACCCACAGTCACGACAGCGACGACCGGCATGAGCCGCGGTGCGGTGGCGTGGTCACCATGCCGCCGGGATACGAGGACCACCCCGAGGCCGTCGACCTCGCGCGCTTCGCCGTCGACGAGCACAACAGGAAGACT AACGCGGCGGTGGAGTTCTAGAGGCTGCTGAAG GTGAGGCATCAGATGGTGGCCGGGAGCTTGCACTACTTCACCATCGAGGCCAAGGAAGGGGATGCCAGGAAGCTGTACAAGGCCATCGTGtgggagagcgcgtgggagaaGTATAGGGGCCTCGAGGACTTCAAGCCCGTCGGGGACACCACACTCTACCAACGCCTCAGGTAA
- the LOC124648475 gene encoding agamous-like MADS-box protein AGL62 — translation MGRRKIEIRRIESRQARQVCFSKRRPGLFKKAGELAVLCGAEVAAVAFSPGGNVFSFGDPSVDSVLGRFRPSNNSQEAQAAAAVGGGVRDRNQAPPELNQELGQVHALLDVEKAQREAADKALAEARAEGLQLAAWLETDVNKLGEEDLVAFVADLAKLGAADAVAARADPVPLDTLHGGGGGPSCRPWWHRVHPAALRLAPVVGVVLVHGMAEHQIAQHDTSALALRGFCGDDARGQDSGVISILGM, via the exons ATGGGGCGGAGGAAGATAGAGATCCGTCGCATCGAGAGCAGGCAGGCGCGGCAGGTGTGCTTCTCCAAGCGCCGCCCGGGCCTCTTCAAAAAAGCAGGCGAGCTGGCTGTCCTGTGCGGCGCCGAGGTGGCCGCCGTCGCCTTCTCCCCCGGCGGGAATGTCTTCTCCTTCGGCGACCCCTCCGTCGACTCCGTGCTCGGCCGCTTCCGCCCCTCCAACAACTCTCAGGAGGCgcaggccgcggcggcggtgggtggCGGCGTCCGCGACCGGAACCAGGCACCGCCGGAGCTCAACCAGGAGCTCGGCCAGGTGCACGCGCTGCTGGACGTGGAGAAGGCGCAGAGGGAGGCGGCGGACAAGGCGTTGGCGGAGGCGCGCGCCGAAGGGTTGCAGCTGGCGGCGTGGCTCGAGACCGACGTCAACAAACTGGGGGAGGAGGACTTGGTGGCCTTCGTCGCCGATCTGGCCAAGCTgggcgccgccgacgccgtggcGGCGCGCGCCGACCCGGTGCCCCTGGACACgctgcatggcggtggcggtgg ACCCTCGTGCCGGCCCTGGTGGCATCGTGTCCACCCCGCCGCACTGCGGCTCGCGCCGGTCGTCGGTGTCGTGCTCGTTCACGGGATGGCCGAACACCAGATCGCCCAGCACGACACATCAGCGCTCGCCTTGAGAGGATTTTGTGGCGACGACGCGCGGGGTCAGGACTCGGGAGTGATATCTATACTTGGGATGTGA